The genomic interval TTTTAGAACCAGTATCTATTAACGAAGTAGCGATGATAGTTAAACTTCCACCCTCTTTTGTATTTCGTGCAGCTCCGAAAAAGTGTTTGGGTTTATATAAAGCAGCAGGATCAACTCCGCCAGATAATAATTTTCCACTTGGTGGTACATTAATGTTATAAACTCTTGCAAGTCTTGTCAAACTGTCGAGTAAAATAACAACATCGTGACCATATTCAACTAGTCTTTTTGCCATTTCTAAAGTTAATTCCGCTTTTTTAATTTGTTTTTCAGGTGGCATGTCAAAAGGAGCAGCTATTACTTGAGCATTAACTGATTCCTTTATATCTGTTACTTCTTCTGGTCTTTCATCAATTAACAAAACAATTCGAATGGTTTCAGGGTGGTTTTTGGCGATGCCATTTGCAATCTCTTTTAAAATAGTTGTTTTTCCAGCTTTAGGAGGAGCTACAATCATTCCTCTTTGGCCTTTTCCAATAGGTGAAAATAAGTCAATTAAACGTGTTGACATTACGTTCTTTTCTGTTTCTAAAACATATTTTGAATCAGGGTATGTTGGGGTTAAATTTTCAAAATTGACTCTTTCATTCGCAAGTTCAGGCGATTTATAATTAACTGCTTCAATTTTTATCATGGCAAAAAATCTTTCTCCTTCTTTTGGTGGGCGAATTACCCCAGAAATAATATCTCCAGTATTTAAATTAAATTTACGAATTTGTGAATTGGAAAGGTAGATATCTTTTGAGCTTGGCAACATGCTTTCTAAGCTTCTTAGAAAGCCGAACCCGTCGGGGTGAACTTCAAGCACTCCCTCGCCAAAAAAGTAACCTTCAGATTCAGCCTTTGCTTCTAGAATTGCAAAAATTAGATCTTGTTTTCTTAAAGATGTATAGCGTGGGATATCATATTGTTTTGCGAGCTTATATAATTCTTTGATTGTCATTTTTTCCAAGTCATTGATATTTAATGCATCTGATTTCAAACTAACTCCTCCTTATTTAGTTCTAAATAATCTATCACCGGCGTCACCTAATCCAGGTAAAATATAACCTTTTTTATTGAGTTTCCGATCAAGTGAGGCAGTATAAATGATTACTTCGGGATGTTGCTTGTTAATAAATTCTACGCCTTCCGGTGAGGATATTAAAGTTACTAATATTATGTTTTTTCCATTATTTTCTTTTAAAATTTCAATTGCTTTTGCTGAAGAAACACCAGTTGCGAGCATAGGGTCAAGAACGAATATAAGTGAAGAATCATTTAATTTTGGTAATTTTGCATAATATTCTACTGGTTGCAAGCTTTCGGGATCTCTATAAATGCCAATATGCCCAACTGAAGCATTAGGAAGTAATTGTAATATACCATCAGACATTCCAAGACCAGCTCTTAGAATAGGGACTATTACAACATCTTTATCATTAAAAAAATATCCTTTTGTTTTCTCAAGAGGGGTTTCAATCTCAGTTTCAAATAGTTTTATATGTCTTGTAGCTTCGTATCCGATAAGCA from Thermosipho atlanticus DSM 15807 carries:
- the rho gene encoding transcription termination factor Rho, which translates into the protein MKSDALNINDLEKMTIKELYKLAKQYDIPRYTSLRKQDLIFAILEAKAESEGYFFGEGVLEVHPDGFGFLRSLESMLPSSKDIYLSNSQIRKFNLNTGDIISGVIRPPKEGERFFAMIKIEAVNYKSPELANERVNFENLTPTYPDSKYVLETEKNVMSTRLIDLFSPIGKGQRGMIVAPPKAGKTTILKEIANGIAKNHPETIRIVLLIDERPEEVTDIKESVNAQVIAAPFDMPPEKQIKKAELTLEMAKRLVEYGHDVVILLDSLTRLARVYNINVPPSGKLLSGGVDPAALYKPKHFFGAARNTKEGGSLTIIATSLIDTGSKMDEVIFEEFKGTGNMELVLSRQLANKRIFPAINLILSGTRREELLLDEATLKKIWLLRKMLSSMTEEEGLKLILSKLRDTKSNDDFLALIDLQKGN
- the upp gene encoding uracil phosphoribosyltransferase, which translates into the protein MNIKIVDHPLIKHKLTIMRRVDTGPKEFRELLKEITLLIGYEATRHIKLFETEIETPLEKTKGYFFNDKDVVIVPILRAGLGMSDGILQLLPNASVGHIGIYRDPESLQPVEYYAKLPKLNDSSLIFVLDPMLATGVSSAKAIEILKENNGKNIILVTLISSPEGVEFINKQHPEVIIYTASLDRKLNKKGYILPGLGDAGDRLFRTK